The sequence GACGACGTTGCGCGCCCGCGCCTCGCCGGAGACGGTCTCGAAGGCGCAGCCGCGCACGAGGAAGCGCCCGCCGAACCTGGCGAAGGCGGCGGCGTTCTTCGCGACGTAGTTCTTGTAGGCGTCGGCGTCGCGCACGTCGACGCGACCGATCCAGTAGCCCTTGGGCATCATTCCGCTCCCTCGACGATGACCATGTCGGCGATGCCGGCGCCCTCGCGCTTGGCCTTGGCCGCCTGGTATTCCGGCGAATGGTAGTAGCGCTCCGCCTGCTCCACCGACTCGAACTCGATGACGACGTTGCGCGGCCGGCCCTCGCCCTCCATCACCTTCATGGCGCCCCCGCGCACGAGGGGCTTTCCGCCGTACTTGCGGATCGCCTCCGTCGCTCCCTTGGCGTACTCGGCATAGCGCTCTGGGTCGGTGACGGTGACGCGGGCGATGAAATAGGCCTTGGGCATGGCGTTCGTTCCTGTCGTTCGGCCCGTTCGGGCGCATGCTCCATCGTATCGGCCATGCCGGGAGAGGGCGCAAGGGGAGGCGCGAGGGGAGGGCGCGGCGCCGCCATCGCCGGCGGCGCAGCCGCGCCGCGCATCGCCATGCCGGCCCGCGGCCATGGTCGGCCGCCCTCGTGTCCGACAAAGCGCGCGGCCGCCCCCGCGGCGAAGCGGCGCGGAACGCGGCCGTCGCGGGGCCGTTCATCCCGCTCACCAGCATGCGTATGGAGGCGTGGCGGACGGATGGAGGCGTATCTCGCGACCCTGATCGGGACCGTGGCGGGGATCTGCTCGACGACGAGCTTCGTGCCGCAGGTGTGGAAATCCTGGCGCGAGAACGACACCGGCGCGATCTCGAAACGCATGTACGTGGTGACCGTGAGCGCCTTCTCGCTGTGGATCGTCTACGGCGTGATGATCTGGAGCCTGCCGATCATCGTCTTCAACGCGCTGAGCCTGATGCTGTCGGGCTCCGTCCTCGTCATGAAGCTGCGCAACCTGCGCCGCGCGCGCCGCCGGGCGCGGACGCGGCCGGCGGAGATCGGCTCGTGAGCGCGCTCGCCGACAGCGCGGTCTCGGAAGGCGGGGTGGTCGATCCCGTCGACGCCGCGCAGAGCGCGGGCCTCACCTACGTCCAAGACGACGAGCCGGGCATCCGCCGCAGGAAGTCGGGCAAGGGCTTCACCTTTCTCGACCCGAAGGGCCGCACGATCACGGATCCCGACGAGCTTCGCCGGCTGAAGTCGCTGGCCGTGCCCCCGGCCTATACCGACGTGTGGATCTCGCCCGATCCGAACGGCCACATCCAGGCGACGGGACGGGACGCCCGCGGGCGCAAGCAGTACCGCTATCACCCGAAGTTCCGCGAGGTGCGGGACACGACCAAGTTCGAGCATCTCGTCGCCTTCGCCGAGGCGCTGCCGCGCATCCGCGAGCGGGTCGATGCCGACATGCGCAAACGCAAGCTCTCGCGCGAGAAGGTGCTCGCCACCCTCGTCCACCTGCTCGAGACGACCCTCATCCGCGTCGGCAATGCCGACTATGCCCGCCGGAACCAGACCCACGGCCTCACCACGCTCGGCGAGGACCATGTCGACGTCGAGGGTGAGAGCCTGCGCTTCGTCTTCCGCGGCAAGGGCGGCAAGGAATGGCGGCTGAAGATGCGCGACCGGCGCGTCGCTCGCACGGTGCGCATGCTGGAGGACCTGCCCGGCCAGCGCCTGTTCCAGTGGGTCGACGACGAGGGCGAGCGGCACTCGGTCGAGAGCGCCGACGTCAACGCCTACCTGCGCGAGATCACGGGGCAGGACGTCACGGCCAAGGACTTCCGCACCTGGGGCGGCACGGTGCTCGCGGCGCTGGCGCTGAAAGAGTTCGAGGGCTTCGACAGCCAGGCCAAGGCCAAGAAGCAGCTCAAGGCCGCCATCGAGCACGTGGCGGCGCGGCTCGGCAACACGCCGACCATCTGCCGCAAATGCTACGTCCACCCGGAGATCCTCTCCGCCCATCTCGAGGGGGCACTCGCCGACGCGGTGACGCGGGAGGCGGAGCGGGCGCTGAAGGGCGAGCTCGAAGGGCTCGAGCCCGAGGAGGCCGCCGTGCTCGGCATGCTGCGCACCCGCCTCGCCCGGGGCGAGCGCTAGAGCATGATCCCACCAAGTGGAATCCGGTTGGTGGACGAGATCATGCTCCACGCACGAATCTAGAGCGGTTCCCGCTCTAGGTCCCGACGCGGTAGACCCGGTAGCCGTCGGGCCCGATCCCGCGATCCTCGAGCGCGAGCCCCGGCGGCTCGCGCCCCGCGGCGCCGGGGCCCGTGGCGTAGAGGATCTCGCAGCCGGCCGGCAGGTCGAGCCGCCAGGTCAGGCGGTCGGCGAGGGTCAGCGGCCCGGAGGCGGCGACGAAGTCGCGCAGGGCCTCGCGCACGAGCGTGGTCGAGGTGAACACCGTTTCCAGCCGCCCGCCGCAGAAACGCCCGCCGCCGCCGGCGCGGTAGGTGTTGGTGGCCACAAGGAAGACGTCGTCGTCGCGCAGCGGCCGGCCCTCGAAGACGATGTCGCGCACGCGTCGCGCCGTCGGGTCGGCGAGGCCGCCGTCCCGGTCGAAGCGCGAGGGCCGCGTCGGGTCGATGACGTAGCCGAGGCCCCGGATCATGTCGAAATGGTAGGAGGGGAACAGCCGGTCCCGCAAGATCTGCGGCCCGCGCTCGGCCGGGTCGATCCGCGCGAACAGCCCCGCCGCGCGCTCGAGCCAGGCGACGATGTCCGCACCGGTCATGCGCACGGCGCAGACCGCGTTCGGATAGGGATAGAGCGCGGCCAGGTCGCGCATGGCGAGCGGGCCCGCGGGGACGTCGGTATAGGCCTCCGGCCCGCCGCGCCCGCCCGCCAGGAACGGCGCGGCGGCGGAGAGGAGCGGCAGGTCGGCGAGCGCGGTGCCGGCGATGCGCGCGCGCACGAAAGCCTCCTGCGCGGCGGCGAGGAGGGCGAGATCGCCGTCGTCGCCGAGCACGGTGAAATAGGTGTCGATGGGCGCCAGCGTCTCGCCGACGGGCTTGCGCGCGTGGGCGAGCGTGCGCGCGTGGGCGCCCGCGGTGGCGGCGAGGACGGGCCGCGCCGCCTCCGGCGCGGGCTCCGGCAGAGGCGGCACCGGCCGCACGGCGGACTCCCCGCGCACGACCCGCCAGCGATCGTCCGCACGCGCGAGGTCGAGGTCGACGATGGCGACGTGCGAGCCGTGGAAGCCCGGCATCGGCGCCGGCACGCCGTGAAGCGTCCCCGCTTCGATGTCGACGCCGGGGATGTCCGCGAATTCCGTCCCGCCCGGGAAGACGCGGTGGAGGTGCCCCGTCACCATCGCGTCGATGCCGGGGATCTGCGCGACGAAGACCGCCGCGTTCTCCTCCCCGCCCTCGCGACGGCCGCCCTGGATGCCGGAATGGCAGAGCACGACCACCACCTCCGCCCCCGCGGCGCGCAGGGCGGGCACGGTCTCGGCGAGGGCGTCCACCATGTCGCGCACGACGAGCTTATCCGCGATCAGCGCCTTGTCCCACAGCGCGATCTGCGGGGGCAGGCAGCCGGTGATCCCGATGCGCAAAGGCGCGGCCTCGCCGGGAAGCGCGCGCTCGATCACCACGAAGGGCGCGAAGAGCGGCGTCCCGTCCGCGCGCGCCACGTTGGCGCACACGACCGGGAAGGGCGCCGCGCCGTAGGCCGCCTCGACGAAGGGGAGGCCGTAGTTGAACTCGTGGTTCCCCGGCGTCGCCGCGTCGCAACCGAGCGCCGCGAGGGCCGCGATCATCGGATGCGTCTCGCCTTCCGCGAGCCCCTCCCCGCCGATCAGGTCCCCCAAAGCCGCGCCCTGGAGCAGGTCGCCGTTGTCGCACACCAGCACCGCCGCCCCCGCCGCCTCGGCCTCCGCCCGCGCCCGCGCGATCTCCGCCGCCGCCGCCGCGAGCCCGTGGCGCGGATCGGGCCGGTCGTGGATGTAGTCGTAGGGCTGGGCGTGGGCGTGGAGGTCCGAGGTGGCGATGAGCCTGAGGCGCGGCATCGGAACTCCTCACCCCAGCTTCAGGTCGGGCGTCGACGCGAACAGACGGCGGTGCTCGCGCAGCGCGTAGCTGTCGGTCATGCCGGCGATGTAGTCCGCCACACGCCGGGCGATACGGCCCTCGTCCGCGCCGGCCGAGCCTCCCCCGGAAAGCCCCGCCCGCCATTCCTCGGGCATGGCGTCGGGCTCGGCGGTGAAGCGGGCGAAGAGGTCGCGCACCACCCGGTCGGCGTCGGCGCGCACGGCCTTGACCTTCGGATGGCGATACATGTTGGGATAGAGATAGCCCTTGATCGCCCGGTCCGCGTCGGCCATGGCCGGCGAGAACGTCACGAGCGTGCGCCCGGCCTGGCGCACCGCCTCGGCCGAGCCCGGCGCGGCCTCGGCGAGGCGGGCCTCGCTCTCGCGGATCACGTCCTCGACGAGGCGGGTGATCACCCGCCGCACGAGCTCGTGGATGCGCCGGGGCGTCTCGAGGCCGGGATAGCGGTCGTCCACCTCGGCGAGGACCTCCGCCAGGAAGGGGATCGCCTTAAGGTCGTCGAGCCCGAACAGGCCCGCACGCAGGCCGTCGTCGATGTCGTGCGCGTCGTAGGCGATGTCGTCGGCGATGGCGGCGGCCTGCGCCTCCGCGGAGGCGTGGGTCGACAGGTCGAGACCGAACTCGGCGTCGAAGTCCAGGATCGCACCCGGCACGCCGTAGGCGGCGTAGCGCTCCCGCGGCCGGCCCGCCTCGTCGACGAGCGGGCCGTTGTGCTTCACGAGCCCCTCCAGCGTCTCCCAGGTGAGGTTCAGCCCGTCGTGCTCGGCGTAGCGGCGCTCCAGCCGCGTGACGATGCGAAGCGCCTGGGCGTTGTGGTCGAAGCCGCCGTGGGCCGCCATCAGGGCGTCGAGCGCGTCCTCGCCGGTATGCCCGAAGGGCGTGTGGCCGAGGTCGTGCGAGAGCGCCAGCGCCTCGGCGAGGTCCTCGTCGAGGCCGAGCGAGCGCGCCAGCGCGCGAGCGATCTGCGAGACCTCGATCGTGTGGGTGAGGCGCGTGCGGAAATGATCGCCCTCGTGGAAGACGAAGACCTGCGTCTTGTGCTTGAGCCGGCGGAAGGCGGTGGAGTGGATGATGCGGTCGCGGTCGCGCTGGAACTCTGAGCGCGTCGGCGAGGCGCCGGCGCCATGCTGCCGGCCGCGGCTCGCGCCCGGATCGCAGGCGTAAGCAGCGCGCCATCTCTCGCCGCCCGAGCGCATGACCTCTCCCCGTTGCGGACCGACCGCTCCCGACTTACATTTCGAGAAACCGATTTGGCAAGGTCGAGGGCGTATCGAGAATGGCCGGTATCGAGCTCACGCCGCGCGCTGCGAAGCGCATCAGCGAGATCATGAAGTCCGAGGCGCCGGGTTCGATGCTCCGCGTCTCCGTTCAGGGCGGCGGCTGCTCCGGCTTCCAGTACGCCTTCGACATCGACGCCGCCCGGCAGGAGGACGACATCGTCGTCGAGCGCGACGGGGCGGGCGTGCTCATCGACGAGATCTCCCTGCAATACATGGACGGCGCGGTGATCGATTTCGTCGACGACCTGATCGGCCAGTCCTTCAAGATCGAGAACCCCCAGGCCCAGGCGAGCTGCGGCTGCGGGGTGAGCTTCACGATCTGAGCGCGGCGGCGCGGCGGGCAGGGGAGGGGACGCGCGGCTCCTTCGTCCGCGCCGCCGCGCCTCGCTCGACGTCGCGCCCTGCGCGGCCCCCTCGGTGAAAGGAGACACGCCCATGACCGTCGCGATGCACCGTCGCGCCTTCCTGGCCGGGCTCGCGGCGGCGCCGCTGGCCGCATTCACGCCGGCGCGCGCGCAGAGCCTGCCGGAGGTCGTCGTCTGGAAGGACCCCGATTGCGGCTGCTGCGGGGCCTGGGTCGACCACATGCGAGCGGCCGGGTTTTCTCTGACCGTCAACGAGACCTCCGACATGGGGCCGGTCAAGCAGCGGCTCGGCGTGCCGCAGATGCTCGGCTCGTGCCACACCGCGACGGTCGACGGCTACGTCCTCGAGGGGCACGTGCCGGCCGAGGCCGTCAAGCGGCTCCTCGCCGAGCGGCCGCAGGCGCACGGCCTCTCGGTTCCGGGCATGCCCATCGGCTCGCCGGGCATGGAGGTGCCGGGGGTGGCGGACGAGGAATACGACGTCGTCCTCTTCGGCGAGAGCCGGCTCGAGCGGTTCTCGCGCTACCGCGGGGGCGCGCGCATCGGCTGAGCGGGTCGCTCAGGCGCCGCTCTCGTCCGCGAGGCACCCGAGGATGTCGCCCGAGCCGCGCTCGCGCGCCATCAGGTTCTCCGCCAGCCGGCGGTGCCCCGCCGCCGGCGCGCCGGGATCGCGCCCGCGCGGGTTCGGCAGCGCCGTGGCGAGGAGCGCGGCCTCGCGGCGGGTCAGCTCGGCGGCGCTCTTGCCGAAATGCGCCCGCGCCGCCGCCTCGATGCCGAAGACGCCCTCGCCCCATTCGGCGACGTTCAGGTAGACCTCGACGAGTCGCCTCTTGCCCCAGACGAGGTCGATCCACAGGGCGAGCGGGATCTCGATCGCCTTGCGGAGATAGGAGCGCTCCGGCCAGAGAAAGACGTTCTTCGCCGTCTGCATGGGTATGGTGGAAGCCCCGCGCTCGGCCCCCGCCTCGATCACCTTGAACAGCTCGTCGAAGTCGACCCCCGCATGGCGGCAGAAGCGGGCGTCCTCCGAGGCGACGACCATGCGCGGCACGTGGGGCGAGATCGCCTCGAGCGGCACGACCGTGCGGTTCACCGGCTGGAGCGTCGCCCAGCGGCCGATCATCAGGGTCGAGACGGGGGTGATCGCGCTGCCGATCAGCGTCAGGAGGACCAGCACGACGGCGAGCGCCAGCGCCCCGCGCCAGGCGATGGCGAAGAGCCAGCGCCCGAGCCGGCGGAGCAGCCCCCGCCGGGGCGTCCGCCCGGTCTCGTCCGTCTCGATGCGCTGAGCCATCTGATTCCCGCAGCCTGCGCCCCCGCCCCGTACTTGACCCGGGAACGCGGCTGCGGCAAGCGGGCGTCCGACGTCTCACCGAGGTTGCTCCCCGATGCCGTACGAACCCCTGTCCTTCGAGGCGCGCCTGCGCGCGGTCGCCGCAGAGGTGGAGCGCCGGCTCGACGCGCTCCTCGCCGACGCGCCGCGGGACGGCGAGATCGCGCGGCCCGACCGGCTGATGGCGGCGATGCGCCACGCGGCGCTCGCCGGCGGCAAGCGCCTGCGGCCCTTCCTCGCGGTGGAGTCCGCGCGCCTGCTCGGCTGCGAGGGCGAGGCCGCCTGGCGCGCAGGGCTCTCGGTCGAGCTCGTGCACTGCTATTCCCTGGTCCACGACGACCTCCCGGCCATGGACGACGACGACCTGCGCCGCGGCAAGCCGACCGTTCACGTCGCCTACGACGAGGCGACCGCGATCCTCGCCGGCGACGCGCTGCTGACGCTCGCCTTCGAGGTCGCGGCGGAGGCGGGGGAGGGCGTTCCGGCGGGCGTCTGCGCGTCGCTCGCCGCCGGCCTCGCCCGCGCCGCGGGGCTCGCCGGCATGGTCGGAGGGCAATTGCTCGACCTCGCCGCCGAGGGGCGCTACGGCCCGCGCACGCTGGGCGAGGTCGACATCCGCCGCCTTCAGGCGATGAAGACCGGCGCGCTCCTCGCCTGGTCGGCGGAGGCCGGCGCGGTGGCGGCGCAGGCGCCGGCGCAGGACAGGGCGCGCCTGCTGGCCTACGGCCGCGCGCTCGGCGCCGCCTTCCAAATCGCCGACGACATCCTCGACCGCGAGGCGACGGCGGAGGCGCTGGGCAAGGCCGTGGGCAAGGACGCGGAGAAGGGCAAGGGCACGCTCGTCGACCTCCTCGGCCTGGAAGCGGCGCGCGCCGAATGCGACCGGCTGGTGGCCGAGGCCGAGGCGGCGCTCGCGCCCTACGGCGACCGGGCCGGGATCCTGATCGAGGCCGCGCGCTTCACGGCGGCGCGCAAGGCCTGAGCCGCGCGGCGCGACGCGTCAGGCGGAGCGGTCGTCCCGGCAGGCGTCGTCGGCCTCCTTGCCGGCCGCCGCCGCCGCGTCCTCTCCGCGCAGGAGGCGCAGCGCCTCGATCGCGACGGGCCAGGGCGCCTCGATGTCGGCGACGATCCGGGCGCGCCCGTCTCCCAGATCCACGATCGTCATGCCCGTCGATCCGCTCGGGCGCGTCGCGCGCATCGAGCTCGTCTCCTCCACGAGATCCGAGACCTCGACCTCGAGGACCTTCGCGAGCGCCTCGATCTGCGCCATCCGGCGCGGCAGGCTGCGGCCCTTGGCGTAGGACCAGACGCTGACGTCGCTCAGGCGCTGGCCCGGCGGCAGGTGCGCCTGAGCGAGCCGCGCCGCCTCGCGATAGGTGAGGCCGCTGCGCTTGATCGCCTGCCACAGGCGATGCGCGAACACGTCCCGATCGATCGGCAGCGTGCGCTCCTTCTCCTGTCGCGGGAACCGCTGCGGCCTTCCGCTGCCGCTCGACCCGTCCGTCGTCATCCTCGTGCTCCACGGGGCCCCAGGGCAGGCGCGCCGAGGCGCGCCGGCGACCGGCGCCGGTTCGTAGGGAAAGGGGACGCGCCGTGCGCGGGCCCCGGAGGGCGCGTCGGCGGCGCGAGGCGTCCAGAGGACGTCTACGCCGCCGCGCCGCCGCGCACGATCCGGATCGGCTCCATTTTCAGAAAAATAAGCGCGGAACTGGAAGCAAATCGAAGCGCTTCCGCGGACAGGGTCAACGGCGCGTTACGGCGATCGTCCGGTTTTCCGACCGTCCCGAGCGAGCGACCCGTCGCGCCCGCGGGCTACTCTCACGAGAGCTCCGCCGCGAGGCGTCTCAGGAAGGCCTCGCCGGCGGCGAGCTCGTCGAGCGTGATGTACTCGTCCGCCTTGTGCGCCCGCGCGATGTCGCCGGGGCCGCACAGCACGGTGGGCAGGCCCGCGCCCTGGAAGCGCCCGGCCTCGCTGCCGTAGGCCACTGTGATCGGCCGGTTGCGCCGGGCGAGCCTGAGCGCGAGGCGCTCCGCCTCCGAGCCCGGATCGGGCGCGAGCCCCGGCACGTCCACCGACCAGCGGTTCTCGATGGCCCCGTACGGCCCGTAGCGCGTCAGCCGCTCGGCCGCGACGCCGCGGGCGATGTCCTCGACCTGCGCCTGGATCTCGGCCATGTCGACCCCCGGCAGGTAGCGGATCTCCCAGCCGAAGCCGCAGGCGCGCGCCAGGATGTTGCGTGCCGTGCCGCCCTCGATCGTGCCCACGTGCAGCGTCGAGTAGCCCGGCGTGAAGCGCCCCGTGGCGTCGCCGGCGGCGCGCAGGCGGTCCCCGAGCGCCATCAGCCGCGCGACGTAGTCGCAGGCCGCCATCACCGCGCTGGCGCCGGCCTCGGGATCGGAGGAATGCGCCTCCGTCCCGGAGACGCGCGTCTCGCACATGGCCACGCCCTTGTGCGCGTCCGCCACCTCGAGCCCCGTCGGCTCGCCCACGAGGACGGCGCGCGGGCGCGGCAGGTCCCGCCCGAAGGCCGCGATGGCGTCGAGCACGCCGAGGCAGGTGGTTTCCTCGTCGTAGGAGAGGAGGATGTGGATCGGCTCCCTCAAGGGCGCCGCCGCGAAGTCGGGCGCGAGCGAAAGCGCGATGGCGTCGAAGCCCTTCATGTCCACCGCGCCGCGGCCGTAGGCGCGCCCGTCCGCCACCCGCAGGCGATAGGGATCGCTCGACCAGGCCTGACCCTCGACCGGCACGACGTCGGTGTGCCCGGAGAGCACGACGCCGCCCTCGACCAGCGGCCCGATCGTCGCGAGCAGGGCCGCCTTGTCGCCCTGAGCGTTCGGCAGGCGGCGCACCGCGATGCCGTGGGCGCGCAGGTAGTCCTCCGCGAAGTCGATCAGCGGCAGGTTCGACCTGTGGCTCTCGGTGTCGAAGGAAACGAGCCGCTCGAGCATCTCGAGCGGCGTGTAGCGGGGAGCTGTCATCGGGGGCGCGCGTTCCGGAGCCTGCGTGGGTCAGTGGACGGAGCGCCGCGCATAGGGGCTGTCGAGGGAGAAGGCGGGGATCTCGGCCCGGAAGCTCTCGCCCTCGCTTTCCATCCCGTAGGACCCCTGCATCGTGCCGTCCGGCGTGTCGAGCGGGCAGCCGCTCGTGTAGGTGAAGGTCTCGCCGGGGCCGAGCACGGGCTGCTGCCCGACCACCCCGGCGCCGCGCACCTCCTGCACGCGGCCGTGACCGTCTACGATCTTCCAGTAACGATCGCGTAGGCGCACGCGCTCGGAATTGAGATTGGTGATCTCCACGGTGTAAGCGAAGAAGTACCGCCCCTCGTCGGGATGGGACTGGTCCTCCATGTAGGACGGCGTCACGGTCACGCGGACACCGTACGTCACGGCGGTGTACATGAGCGGCCTCCGGCGCGGGTGCGGCTTCGGGTCCGGTCGGGGCCCGGACACGGGCGAAAACGAAACGAGCAAGGTGGTAAGCCGGCGCATGCACCTCGTCAACGTCACGAAAATCGCGCACCGCACGGCGTCGTCATGCTCGACGGCGTGATGCGTCGCCTGATCGACCCGCCGCTGAACCGCGCGGGCGAGCTGCTCGCCCGGATCGGGATCGGCGCGGACGGCGTCACCATGGCGGGTCTCGTCTTCGGGATCGGCTGCGCCGGGGCGATCGCCGCCTCGGCGGACGCGATCGCGCTCCTCCTGCTCGCGCTCTCGCGCCTGTGCGACGGCCTCGACGGCGCGATCGCGCGCGCCACCGCGAAGACCGATCGCGGCGGCTTTCTCGACATCGTCTTCGACTTCGTCTTCTACGGCGCGGTGCCGCTCGGCTTCGCCCTGCGCGACCCGGCCCTGTTCGGCCTGCCGGCGGCGGTGCTGCTCTTCACCTTCTACATCAACGGCGCGAGCTTTCTCGCCTTCGCCGCCGTGGCCGCTAAGCGCGGCATGGAGAGCGCCGCACGGGGGGTGAAATCCATCTACTTCACCGCGGGCCTCGCCGAGGGCACCGAGACCATCCTCGCCTTCGCGCTGATGATCCTGCTGCCGGGCTGGTTTCCGTTGATCGCCTATTTTTTCGCCGGGCTCACGCTGATGACGGCGATCTCGCGCATCGTGTTCGCCTCCGTGCTGTTCAAGGACGAGGAGGAGGGGGAGGGCTGAGCGGGGGAACGCGCCGGGCACGCTTCCGGGCGGCGATCCAGGTGGTGATCACGCGCGAGCACGGGCCGGCCGTCGATCCAGATGCGATCCAGGATCGAACAAGCGCTCCGCGCAAAAAAAAGCCGCCGGGGTGCGGCGGCCTTGAGTCTAGGGAGGAAACGCCCAAGGAGGGCATACGGAGACGCGAGCGATCGCGCCGTCCGCAGTCCTTACTTAGGTCGCCCCGCCGCCGATGCCAAGGCGAAAAGGACAGCATGGTTGCCTCTTTTTTACACGCCTCTTTCAACGAATGCGGAGAGCGGCGGCCGTCCGTCGCACCCTCGCCGCATTCGCCCGCTTTGTGTCGGCGCGCCGAGAGAAGCCGAGCCGAGAGAGGGCGAGAGGCCATGACGTCTCACAGCGTCGATCGTACGTTCGAGCCGGCGCTCGCCGCCGTCGATGCGGCGCTGCGCGACATCAGCGCGCTTTCCGCGGAGATCCGCGAGCGGCGCATCTCGACGGCGCGGCGCGTCCTGGCGAGCGCGCACGTGCGCGCGGCCCTGTCGCGCAAG comes from Salinarimonas sp. and encodes:
- a CDS encoding DUF1330 domain-containing protein, yielding MPKGYWIGRVDVRDADAYKNYVAKNAAAFARFGGRFLVRGCAFETVSGEARARNVVIEFPSYRDALDCWNSAEYQAARAEQKGGADVDLIVVEGYDGPQPGES
- a CDS encoding DUF1330 domain-containing protein, giving the protein MPKAYFIARVTVTDPERYAEYAKGATEAIRKYGGKPLVRGGAMKVMEGEGRPRNVVIEFESVEQAERYYHSPEYQAAKAKREGAGIADMVIVEGAE
- a CDS encoding SemiSWEET transporter, which produces MEAYLATLIGTVAGICSTTSFVPQVWKSWRENDTGAISKRMYVVTVSAFSLWIVYGVMIWSLPIIVFNALSLMLSGSVLVMKLRNLRRARRRARTRPAEIGS
- a CDS encoding DNA topoisomerase IB, which codes for MSALADSAVSEGGVVDPVDAAQSAGLTYVQDDEPGIRRRKSGKGFTFLDPKGRTITDPDELRRLKSLAVPPAYTDVWISPDPNGHIQATGRDARGRKQYRYHPKFREVRDTTKFEHLVAFAEALPRIRERVDADMRKRKLSREKVLATLVHLLETTLIRVGNADYARRNQTHGLTTLGEDHVDVEGESLRFVFRGKGGKEWRLKMRDRRVARTVRMLEDLPGQRLFQWVDDEGERHSVESADVNAYLREITGQDVTAKDFRTWGGTVLAALALKEFEGFDSQAKAKKQLKAAIEHVAARLGNTPTICRKCYVHPEILSAHLEGALADAVTREAERALKGELEGLEPEEAAVLGMLRTRLARGER
- a CDS encoding bifunctional 2',3'-cyclic-nucleotide 2'-phosphodiesterase/3'-nucleotidase translates to MPRLRLIATSDLHAHAQPYDYIHDRPDPRHGLAAAAAEIARARAEAEAAGAAVLVCDNGDLLQGAALGDLIGGEGLAEGETHPMIAALAALGCDAATPGNHEFNYGLPFVEAAYGAAPFPVVCANVARADGTPLFAPFVVIERALPGEAAPLRIGITGCLPPQIALWDKALIADKLVVRDMVDALAETVPALRAAGAEVVVVLCHSGIQGGRREGGEENAAVFVAQIPGIDAMVTGHLHRVFPGGTEFADIPGVDIEAGTLHGVPAPMPGFHGSHVAIVDLDLARADDRWRVVRGESAVRPVPPLPEPAPEAARPVLAATAGAHARTLAHARKPVGETLAPIDTYFTVLGDDGDLALLAAAQEAFVRARIAGTALADLPLLSAAAPFLAGGRGGPEAYTDVPAGPLAMRDLAALYPYPNAVCAVRMTGADIVAWLERAAGLFARIDPAERGPQILRDRLFPSYHFDMIRGLGYVIDPTRPSRFDRDGGLADPTARRVRDIVFEGRPLRDDDVFLVATNTYRAGGGGRFCGGRLETVFTSTTLVREALRDFVAASGPLTLADRLTWRLDLPAGCEILYATGPGAAGREPPGLALEDRGIGPDGYRVYRVGT
- a CDS encoding deoxyguanosinetriphosphate triphosphohydrolase, with translation MRSGGERWRAAYACDPGASRGRQHGAGASPTRSEFQRDRDRIIHSTAFRRLKHKTQVFVFHEGDHFRTRLTHTIEVSQIARALARSLGLDEDLAEALALSHDLGHTPFGHTGEDALDALMAAHGGFDHNAQALRIVTRLERRYAEHDGLNLTWETLEGLVKHNGPLVDEAGRPRERYAAYGVPGAILDFDAEFGLDLSTHASAEAQAAAIADDIAYDAHDIDDGLRAGLFGLDDLKAIPFLAEVLAEVDDRYPGLETPRRIHELVRRVITRLVEDVIRESEARLAEAAPGSAEAVRQAGRTLVTFSPAMADADRAIKGYLYPNMYRHPKVKAVRADADRVVRDLFARFTAEPDAMPEEWRAGLSGGGSAGADEGRIARRVADYIAGMTDSYALREHRRLFASTPDLKLG
- the erpA gene encoding iron-sulfur cluster insertion protein ErpA gives rise to the protein MAGIELTPRAAKRISEIMKSEAPGSMLRVSVQGGGCSGFQYAFDIDAARQEDDIVVERDGAGVLIDEISLQYMDGAVIDFVDDLIGQSFKIENPQAQASCGCGVSFTI
- a CDS encoding DUF411 domain-containing protein, translating into MTVAMHRRAFLAGLAAAPLAAFTPARAQSLPEVVVWKDPDCGCCGAWVDHMRAAGFSLTVNETSDMGPVKQRLGVPQMLGSCHTATVDGYVLEGHVPAEAVKRLLAERPQAHGLSVPGMPIGSPGMEVPGVADEEYDVVLFGESRLERFSRYRGGARIG
- a CDS encoding biosynthetic peptidoglycan transglycosylase, which produces MAQRIETDETGRTPRRGLLRRLGRWLFAIAWRGALALAVVLVLLTLIGSAITPVSTLMIGRWATLQPVNRTVVPLEAISPHVPRMVVASEDARFCRHAGVDFDELFKVIEAGAERGASTIPMQTAKNVFLWPERSYLRKAIEIPLALWIDLVWGKRRLVEVYLNVAEWGEGVFGIEAAARAHFGKSAAELTRREAALLATALPNPRGRDPGAPAAGHRRLAENLMARERGSGDILGCLADESGA
- a CDS encoding polyprenyl synthetase family protein codes for the protein MPYEPLSFEARLRAVAAEVERRLDALLADAPRDGEIARPDRLMAAMRHAALAGGKRLRPFLAVESARLLGCEGEAAWRAGLSVELVHCYSLVHDDLPAMDDDDLRRGKPTVHVAYDEATAILAGDALLTLAFEVAAEAGEGVPAGVCASLAAGLARAAGLAGMVGGQLLDLAAEGRYGPRTLGEVDIRRLQAMKTGALLAWSAEAGAVAAQAPAQDRARLLAYGRALGAAFQIADDILDREATAEALGKAVGKDAEKGKGTLVDLLGLEAARAECDRLVAEAEAALAPYGDRAGILIEAARFTAARKA
- the argE gene encoding acetylornithine deacetylase is translated as MTAPRYTPLEMLERLVSFDTESHRSNLPLIDFAEDYLRAHGIAVRRLPNAQGDKAALLATIGPLVEGGVVLSGHTDVVPVEGQAWSSDPYRLRVADGRAYGRGAVDMKGFDAIALSLAPDFAAAPLREPIHILLSYDEETTCLGVLDAIAAFGRDLPRPRAVLVGEPTGLEVADAHKGVAMCETRVSGTEAHSSDPEAGASAVMAACDYVARLMALGDRLRAAGDATGRFTPGYSTLHVGTIEGGTARNILARACGFGWEIRYLPGVDMAEIQAQVEDIARGVAAERLTRYGPYGAIENRWSVDVPGLAPDPGSEAERLALRLARRNRPITVAYGSEAGRFQGAGLPTVLCGPGDIARAHKADEYITLDELAAGEAFLRRLAAELS
- the apaG gene encoding Co2+/Mg2+ efflux protein ApaG — encoded protein: MYTAVTYGVRVTVTPSYMEDQSHPDEGRYFFAYTVEITNLNSERVRLRDRYWKIVDGHGRVQEVRGAGVVGQQPVLGPGETFTYTSGCPLDTPDGTMQGSYGMESEGESFRAEIPAFSLDSPYARRSVH
- a CDS encoding CDP-alcohol phosphatidyltransferase family protein; the encoded protein is MLDGVMRRLIDPPLNRAGELLARIGIGADGVTMAGLVFGIGCAGAIAASADAIALLLLALSRLCDGLDGAIARATAKTDRGGFLDIVFDFVFYGAVPLGFALRDPALFGLPAAVLLFTFYINGASFLAFAAVAAKRGMESAARGVKSIYFTAGLAEGTETILAFALMILLPGWFPLIAYFFAGLTLMTAISRIVFASVLFKDEEEGEG